TAAGGAGCGCTTAATCTACCTACAAAAAGAAGAAAAAGAAGTTATAGTTAAATTCACTGATGCTATTTTAAATGAGCAGGATTATACGGGACTAAGTGAACAGATGAAAAACAAACAAAAAGAAATTATGCATATAAAAAACAAACTCCATCAGATGGATATGCCCCAGTTATAACTTTTATATTGTAACTACTCACACCCTATTTAGACCGTCATCCAGCATGAGCGCCGATATCCAGCTTGCAGGCATACAAAACTTTCACATCCTTGTAGCCTAGATCCCAGCATCCATGCCGGAATGACGCATCTCAAACACTAAAACCATATAGTTTCAAATATTTCAATAGTAAACTTAATTTGTTACCAAAAGCTCTAAAGCCAATATAGCCATCTGGCCTGACGAAATAAATTCCGGTTTGAGAAATACCATAGCGATCAAAAAGCACTTCTAATTTATGTGAATCAGTAAATTGATGCACGGCGATTAATTGAGAATATTTAGCTATTAATGCCAGAACTTTACTAAAATTTTCAGTTTCATCGCTCACATTAAAAAGTAAAATGTTAAATGGTTTTTGTCTGAAAAGTTCAAACAAACTGGAATTTTCTGTGGGTGCATCTGGCGCACGATAGCCCGCTTTTATTTTTAAAAATTTCTTATCAGCTCTTTCAGTTTTTTCCACTATAAAAGCATTAGGTTCATAATGAATGCTTAATTCAGATATAAAGTTAAACATAAAACGCCTAACCTGTTTAGACTTTAAAACTAAGCGCATCACAATAGGAATTAAGTATTGTCTGAAAGTGGTGATGATGGAATTTTTTGATGTAATCCAGCCGAAAATCCTGTCTGTGGTATGCACCAAGACTTGTCCTACTGGATGGCGTTCAGCCTGGTAGCTTTTAAGAAGTGTTGTGGGGGTGTGGTATTTTAGCACTAAGGCAATTTTCCAAGCCAAATTACTTGCATCCTGCAAACCCGTATTCATGCCTTGTGCACCGACAGGCGTGTGAATATGCGCTGCATCTCCAGCAAGGAAGGCTCTATTTAAGCGACATTTGTATACCGCTCGATGATGCAAATGAAAGCGCGTTATCCATACTGGATTATCGAGTTTAACTGGTGTTGCAGCCACCTTATTCATGAAATGTTCAATTTCTTGCAATGTAGGTGGTTTATCATCCAGGGAATCGCCACCCATACCGGTAATCATGATACGACGCAAATTATGCTTTAATGGAATACACAGCAAGTTACCTTCTTTCGCAAGAAAAACACTAAAACTCTCTATAGGTAATTTCCAATTAACCTCAACGTCCGCTAAAATAAAATTTTGTAAATATGATGCGCCAACAAAAGGAATTTCCAATAGGCTTCGCACTGTGCTATGCGCACCATCACAACCAACTATATAACGACAGACTATGGTTTCATCTTCCCCAGTCCTATTATTTTTCACTATTGCTGTTACCCCATCACTATCTTGGGTAAATGTTATTAATTCAAATTGCCGCTCAACTGTTATTTGTCGCGCCTGCAAATAGTCAATTAAAATTTGTTCTGTTTCGGATTGTGGGAGAAAATAAATGGCGGGAAACGGCGTCGCTTGCACATCAATATCGGAAAAATTAATCGCAAATTTGAATTGACCGTTAAAATAAAACTCAGCTTTTTGACCTGCTTGAGCGTGCTTTAAAAATTCCTCGGCTAAACCTAAATTTTGAAAAATTTCCATTGATTTTGCTTGAATGCCAAAAGCTCTGGATTCTTTAGCGCGATCAATTTGCTTATCAATGATGCGAAAATTAATGCCAAAGCGCTGCAGCTGACAGGCCAGCATTAATCCGGTAGGACCACTACCAACAATGACAACATCCGTATTA
The genomic region above belongs to Gammaproteobacteria bacterium and contains:
- a CDS encoding FAD-dependent monooxygenase, whose translation is MGFNTDVVIVGSGPTGLMLACQLQRFGINFRIIDKQIDRAKESRAFGIQAKSMEIFQNLGLAEEFLKHAQAGQKAEFYFNGQFKFAINFSDIDVQATPFPAIYFLPQSETEQILIDYLQARQITVERQFELITFTQDSDGVTAIVKNNRTGEDETIVCRYIVGCDGAHSTVRSLLEIPFVGASYLQNFILADVEVNWKLPIESFSVFLAKEGNLLCIPLKHNLRRIMITGMGGDSLDDKPPTLQEIEHFMNKVAATPVKLDNPVWITRFHLHHRAVYKCRLNRAFLAGDAAHIHTPVGAQGMNTGLQDASNLAWKIALVLKYHTPTTLLKSYQAERHPVGQVLVHTTDRIFGWITSKNSIITTFRQYLIPIVMRLVLKSKQVRRFMFNFISELSIHYEPNAFIVEKTERADKKFLKIKAGYRAPDAPTENSSLFELFRQKPFNILLFNVSDETENFSKVLALIAKYSQLIAVHQFTDSHKLEVLFDRYGISQTGIYFVRPDGYIGFRAFGNKLSLLLKYLKLYGFSV